The following proteins are co-located in the Escherichia fergusonii ATCC 35469 genome:
- a CDS encoding YbjN domain-containing protein translates to MTSLVIPGLDMLRQWLDDMGMSFFECDSCQALHLPHMQNFDGIFDAKIDLIDNTILFAAMAEVRPSALLPLAADLSAINASSLTVKAFLDMQDDNLPKLVVCQALSIAQGVTYEQFAWFVRQSEEQISMVILEANAHQLLFTADDDGQKSSTENHFLH, encoded by the coding sequence ATGACATCGCTGGTCATTCCTGGTCTGGATATGTTGCGTCAATGGCTCGACGATATGGGTATGAGCTTTTTTGAATGTGATTCATGCCAGGCTCTGCATTTACCGCATATGCAGAACTTCGATGGCATTTTTGATGCGAAGATCGATCTGATCGATAACACTATTCTGTTTGCGGCAATGGCTGAAGTGCGCCCTTCAGCGCTGTTACCGCTGGCAGCCGATCTCTCGGCTATTAATGCCAGCTCACTCACGGTAAAAGCGTTTCTTGATATGCAGGATGATAATTTGCCGAAGTTGGTGGTTTGCCAGGCTTTATCCATAGCTCAGGGGGTTACTTACGAGCAGTTTGCCTGGTTCGTTCGCCAAAGCGAAGAGCAAATTTCAATGGTGATCCTTGAAGCGAATGCCCACCAATTATTATTTACTGCAGACGATGATGGGCAAAAAAGCAGCACTGAAAACCATTTTCTACACTAA
- the potF gene encoding spermidine/putrescine ABC transporter substrate-binding protein PotF → MTALNKKWLSGMVAGALMAVSVGTLAAEQKTLHIYNWSDYIAPDTVANFEKETGIKVVYDVFDSNEVLEGKLMAGSTGFDLVVPSASFLERQLTAGVFQPLDKSKLPEWKNLDPELLKLVAKHDPDNKFAMPYMWATTGIGYNVDKVKAVLGENAPVDSWDLILKPENLEKLKSCGVSFLDAPEEVFATVLNYLGKDPNSTKADDYTGPATDLLLKLRPNIRYFHSSQYINDLANGDICVAIGWAGDVWQASNRAKEAKNGVNVSFSIPKEGAMAFFDVFAMPADAKNKDEAYQFLNYLLRPDVVAHISDHVFYANANKEATPLVSAEVRDNPGIYPPADVRAKLFTLKVQDPKIDRVRTRAWTKVKSGK, encoded by the coding sequence ATGACTGCCTTAAATAAAAAATGGCTATCGGGTATGGTTGCGGGTGCTCTGATGGCCGTCTCTGTCGGCACGCTCGCGGCTGAACAAAAAACACTCCACATTTATAACTGGTCTGATTATATCGCCCCGGACACGGTGGCCAATTTTGAAAAAGAAACTGGTATTAAAGTCGTCTACGATGTTTTCGACTCTAACGAAGTACTGGAAGGCAAATTAATGGCGGGTAGCACTGGCTTTGACCTGGTGGTGCCGTCAGCAAGCTTTCTTGAGCGCCAGCTGACAGCGGGAGTTTTCCAGCCGCTGGATAAAAGCAAATTGCCGGAGTGGAAGAATCTCGATCCGGAGCTGCTGAAGCTGGTCGCCAAACACGATCCCGACAATAAATTTGCTATGCCCTATATGTGGGCGACGACCGGGATTGGCTATAACGTCGATAAAGTCAAAGCGGTACTGGGTGAAAACGCGCCCGTCGATAGCTGGGACTTGATCCTCAAACCTGAAAATCTGGAAAAACTGAAAAGCTGCGGCGTCTCTTTCCTCGACGCACCAGAAGAAGTTTTTGCTACCGTGCTGAATTATCTCGGTAAAGATCCCAACAGCACTAAAGCGGATGATTACACCGGACCGGCAACCGATCTGCTGTTAAAGCTGCGCCCGAATATTCGTTATTTCCATTCATCTCAATACATTAACGACCTGGCAAACGGCGATATTTGCGTCGCTATCGGCTGGGCGGGCGATGTCTGGCAGGCGTCAAACCGCGCGAAAGAAGCGAAGAATGGCGTGAATGTCTCGTTCTCGATTCCGAAAGAAGGGGCGATGGCATTCTTTGATGTCTTCGCCATGCCTGCGGATGCCAAAAATAAAGACGAAGCCTATCAGTTCCTGAATTATCTGCTGCGCCCGGATGTGGTAGCACATATCTCTGACCATGTGTTCTATGCTAATGCTAATAAAGAAGCCACGCCGCTGGTGAGTGCAGAAGTGCGTGATAATCCGGGTATTTACCCGCCTGCGGATGTCCGCGCCAAACTGTTCACTCTGAAAGTACAGGATCCGAAAATCGACCGTGTGCGCACCCGCGCCTGGACCAAAGTGAAGAGCGGAAAATAA
- the potG gene encoding putrescine ABC transporter ATP-binding subunit PotG gives MNDAIPRPQAKTRKALTPLLEIRNLTKSYDGQHAVDDVSLTIYKGEIFALLGASGCGKSTLLRMLAGFEQPSAGQIMLDGVDLSQVPPYLRPINMMFQSYALFPHMTVEQNIAFGLKQDKLPKAEIASRVNEMLGLVHMQEFAKRKPHQLSGGQRQRVALARSLAKRPKLLLLDEPMGALDKKLRDRMQLEVVDILERVGVTCVMVTHDQEEAMTMAGRIAIMNRGKFVQIGEPEEIYEHPTTRYSAEFIGSVNVFEGVLKERQEDGLVLYSPGLVHPLKVDVDASVVDNVPVHVALRPEKIMLCEEPPANGCNFAVGEVMHIAYLGDLSVYHVRLKSGQMISAQLQNAHRYRKGLPTWGDEVRLCWEVDSCVVLTV, from the coding sequence GTGAATGACGCTATCCCTCGCCCCCAGGCGAAAACCCGTAAGGCGCTGACGCCGCTATTAGAAATCCGTAATCTGACTAAATCTTACGATGGTCAGCATGCGGTCGATGATGTCAGCCTGACCATCTATAAAGGCGAAATCTTCGCGCTGCTGGGCGCATCCGGCTGTGGCAAGTCCACGCTGCTGCGTATGCTGGCAGGTTTCGAACAACCTTCTGCCGGGCAGATTATGCTCGATGGCGTCGATTTATCACAGGTGCCGCCTTACCTGCGCCCTATCAATATGATGTTTCAGTCTTACGCGCTGTTTCCGCATATGACCGTGGAACAGAACATCGCTTTTGGCCTGAAACAGGACAAATTGCCGAAAGCGGAAATTGCCAGCCGGGTCAATGAGATGCTTGGGCTGGTGCATATGCAGGAGTTCGCCAAACGCAAACCGCATCAGCTTTCCGGCGGTCAGCGACAGCGTGTGGCCCTGGCCCGAAGCCTCGCTAAACGCCCGAAACTATTACTGCTCGACGAGCCGATGGGGGCGCTGGATAAAAAGCTGCGCGATCGGATGCAGCTTGAAGTGGTGGATATTCTGGAACGCGTTGGTGTGACTTGTGTGATGGTCACCCACGATCAGGAAGAGGCGATGACCATGGCGGGGCGTATCGCCATTATGAATCGTGGGAAATTTGTCCAGATTGGCGAGCCGGAAGAGATCTACGAGCATCCGACCACCCGCTATAGCGCTGAATTTATCGGTTCGGTAAACGTCTTTGAAGGTGTACTCAAAGAGCGTCAGGAAGATGGTCTGGTGCTTTATTCGCCGGGGCTGGTGCATCCACTGAAAGTTGATGTAGATGCTTCGGTGGTCGATAACGTGCCGGTGCATGTGGCGCTGCGTCCGGAAAAAATCATGCTCTGCGAGGAGCCGCCCGCCAATGGTTGTAACTTCGCGGTAGGGGAGGTGATGCACATTGCCTATCTCGGCGATCTTTCGGTGTATCACGTTCGTCTAAAAAGTGGGCAGATGATTAGCGCCCAGCTACAAAACGCCCATCGTTATCGCAAAGGGTTACCGACCTGGGGCGACGAAGTGCGTTTGTGCTGGGAAGTGGACAGCTGTGTGGTGTTGACGGTTTAA